From Burkholderia savannae, a single genomic window includes:
- a CDS encoding histidine-type phosphatase, whose protein sequence is MKRRLARLLAPTLLCAALAACGAGDVNDNGTPPAAQPNPAPEAPAPSPAPAAPTYYQTKTPYRPQQDASTYEAPPAGYAPVYTEMVARHGSRGLSGFKYDGAIYDMLQKADADGALTPLGRQLKADTFAMMRANALLGYGVAGISTPGYGNLTQVGIREHRQLAARLLTRLPALFDSAAGAAAGNAARKIVVVSSGQDRAVDSATFFSGALVAARPALAPAITLPPAPAGYPEGAPVAQAAGVNRFLLYFHALKPATDLVASTADPYYATYRDSLAYQAYGGDPVAAAKLDAIVQSPQTAQVAQAVLAGLVAPEFVAKLGTAGYTFSNTGAYAFASADGKFANTVKGDGKTKIKSAADAANVLYNLLQVAPAMTAETGGVAMERYIAAPQAEHLAYLQDAEDFYGKGPGVAEANPVTYRMAQALVDDFFGEIDAIARGDLTNAAKLRFTHAEVVIPFASILKLGNVFAPVPQAQTYTYASNPWRGETVSPMAANLQWDVYRNGSRLIVKMLYNERETDFQPACDDARIAPGSRFYDYAGLKRCHGYR, encoded by the coding sequence ATGAAACGCCGCCTCGCCCGCCTCCTCGCCCCGACCCTGCTGTGCGCCGCGCTTGCCGCTTGCGGCGCCGGCGACGTGAACGACAACGGCACGCCGCCCGCCGCGCAGCCGAATCCGGCGCCCGAAGCGCCGGCGCCCTCTCCCGCGCCCGCCGCGCCCACCTACTATCAGACGAAGACGCCTTATCGTCCACAGCAGGACGCTTCGACGTACGAAGCGCCTCCCGCGGGCTACGCGCCCGTCTATACCGAGATGGTCGCGCGCCACGGCTCGCGCGGGCTGTCCGGTTTCAAGTACGACGGCGCGATTTACGACATGCTGCAGAAGGCGGACGCCGACGGCGCGCTCACGCCGCTCGGCCGGCAGTTGAAGGCCGACACGTTCGCGATGATGAGGGCGAACGCGCTGCTCGGCTATGGCGTCGCGGGCATCTCGACGCCCGGCTACGGCAATCTCACGCAGGTCGGCATCCGCGAGCACCGGCAGCTCGCCGCGCGGCTGCTCACGCGGCTGCCCGCGCTGTTCGACTCGGCTGCCGGCGCGGCGGCGGGCAACGCGGCGCGCAAGATCGTCGTCGTGAGTTCCGGCCAGGATCGCGCGGTCGACAGCGCGACGTTCTTTTCCGGCGCGCTCGTGGCCGCACGCCCCGCGCTCGCGCCGGCGATCACGCTGCCGCCCGCGCCCGCCGGCTATCCGGAAGGCGCGCCGGTTGCGCAAGCCGCGGGCGTCAATCGCTTCCTGCTTTACTTCCATGCACTGAAGCCCGCCACCGATCTCGTCGCGTCGACGGCCGATCCGTATTACGCGACCTATCGCGACAGCCTCGCGTATCAGGCCTACGGAGGCGATCCCGTCGCCGCCGCGAAACTCGACGCGATCGTGCAATCGCCGCAAACGGCGCAGGTCGCGCAAGCGGTGCTCGCCGGGCTCGTCGCGCCCGAGTTCGTCGCGAAGCTCGGCACCGCGGGCTACACGTTCTCGAACACGGGCGCTTACGCGTTCGCGTCGGCGGACGGCAAATTCGCCAACACGGTGAAGGGCGACGGCAAGACGAAGATCAAATCGGCCGCCGACGCCGCGAACGTGCTGTACAACCTGCTGCAGGTCGCGCCCGCGATGACGGCCGAAACAGGCGGCGTCGCGATGGAGCGCTACATCGCCGCGCCGCAGGCCGAGCACCTCGCGTATCTTCAGGACGCCGAGGATTTCTACGGGAAAGGCCCGGGCGTCGCCGAAGCGAATCCCGTCACGTACCGGATGGCGCAGGCGCTCGTCGACGATTTCTTCGGCGAGATCGACGCGATCGCACGCGGCGACCTGACGAACGCGGCGAAGCTGCGCTTCACGCACGCCGAGGTCGTGATCCCGTTCGCGTCGATCCTGAAGCTCGGGAACGTGTTCGCCCCCGTGCCGCAGGCGCAAACCTACACGTATGCGAGCAACCCGTGGCGCGGCGAGACGGTGTCGCCGATGGCCGCGAACCTGCAGTG